A section of the Gemmatimonadaceae bacterium genome encodes:
- a CDS encoding helix-turn-helix transcriptional regulator: MSESHPIALCPRFHHAVELIGKRWTGAILRILLGGRTRFNAIAAAIPDMSDRMLAERLRELEHEGLIERIVVPETPVRVEYELTDKGRGLDEAFCALARWAEKYPEAAESVA; the protein is encoded by the coding sequence ATGTCGGAATCACACCCGATTGCGCTCTGTCCACGCTTTCACCACGCCGTCGAACTCATCGGCAAGCGATGGACGGGCGCGATCCTTCGTATCCTCCTCGGCGGGCGCACGCGCTTCAACGCCATTGCCGCCGCCATTCCCGACATGAGCGATCGCATGCTCGCCGAGCGACTTCGCGAACTCGAGCATGAGGGGCTCATCGAACGCATCGTCGTACCGGAGACTCCGGTTCGCGTCGAGTACGAGCTGACCGACAAGGGACGCGGCCTGGACGAGGCCTTTTGCGCGCTGGCGCGCTGGGCGGAGAAGTATCCCGAGGCAGCGGAGAGCGTGGCGTAG
- a CDS encoding polyisoprenoid-binding protein, which produces MTAPAATQLSTWSIDATHTHVEFAVRHMMVATAKGHFSDVKGTVEFDGQNLATASVDVEIAVNSIDTKQTDRDNHLKSADFFDVANHPTMTFKSTRIVPKGGSEFDLVGQLTIRGTTKEVVLAGESNGVLRDPWGMDRAGFSATGKINRFDFGLHWNAALETGGLVVAQDVKIAIELEIVKPAA; this is translated from the coding sequence ATGACCGCTCCCGCCGCCACGCAGCTCTCGACCTGGTCGATCGACGCGACACACACCCACGTCGAGTTCGCGGTCCGTCACATGATGGTCGCCACCGCCAAGGGGCACTTCTCCGATGTGAAGGGGACGGTCGAGTTTGACGGCCAGAACCTGGCCACCGCCTCGGTCGACGTGGAGATCGCGGTGAACTCGATCGACACCAAGCAGACGGACCGCGACAACCACCTCAAGTCCGCGGACTTCTTCGACGTGGCCAACCACCCCACGATGACCTTCAAGAGCACGCGCATCGTGCCAAAGGGTGGCAGCGAGTTCGACCTCGTGGGTCAGCTGACCATTCGCGGCACGACCAAGGAAGTCGTGCTCGCCGGCGAGTCGAATGGCGTGTTGCGTGACCCGTGGGGAATGGATCGCGCCGGCTTCAGCGCCACGGGGAAGATCAATCGCTTCGACTTTGGGCTGCACTGGAACGCCGCCCTGGAAACCGGCGGCCTCGTGGTCGCGCAGGACGTGAAGATCGCCATCGAACTCGAGATCGTGAAGCCCGCCGCCTAA
- a CDS encoding insulinase family protein — protein sequence MLVALLAAVWFPVAAVAQATSRVAADGGAAAADTGTVTYETGGIRVIQRQTAGDIAVANLYLLGGTRQVTWANAGIEPFFLEATERGTRSYPKDRLRRVMSRLGTGIVTDADPDWTVLGVRATRTTFDSTWAIFASRLTQPTLDSAEVELVRRQFLLGVSQRQDSPDALLEYLADSVAFAGHPYAIPPAGTEGSLSRITVADLRAFQREQVVKSRMLLVVVGDIPRSKVERLVGLTLAKLPAGSYSWTLPDTLPRTRATSYAVDRVLPTNYIMGRYAGPRGGSKEYYALRITAAVLAGQLFGEIRSRRNLTYAVDAPFLERAVAAGGFYVTTVQPELTVDLMRQQLAAVRTGTINEEALGRLVQQFLTQFYLDNESNTQQADFLARSYLFEGDIRAVARFEQQLRSVTPLDIQRAAQRYIRDVRWVYVGDAKKAPTRSFEKF from the coding sequence GTGCTCGTCGCGCTCCTGGCGGCAGTCTGGTTTCCCGTCGCCGCTGTGGCGCAGGCGACGTCACGCGTTGCTGCTGACGGTGGCGCCGCGGCGGCCGATACGGGGACCGTCACCTACGAAACGGGCGGCATTCGCGTCATCCAGCGACAAACGGCGGGCGATATCGCCGTCGCGAACCTGTATCTGCTGGGCGGAACGCGGCAGGTCACATGGGCCAACGCGGGGATCGAGCCGTTCTTCCTGGAGGCGACCGAGCGCGGCACGCGCAGTTACCCTAAAGACCGACTGCGGCGAGTAATGTCGCGACTGGGGACGGGGATCGTCACCGATGCCGATCCCGACTGGACCGTGCTCGGCGTCCGGGCCACGCGGACCACCTTCGACAGTACGTGGGCGATTTTCGCATCGCGCCTCACGCAGCCAACGCTCGATAGCGCGGAGGTCGAACTCGTCAGGCGCCAATTCCTGCTGGGCGTCAGCCAGCGGCAGGACTCCCCCGACGCGCTGTTGGAGTACCTCGCCGACTCGGTGGCGTTCGCGGGGCATCCGTACGCCATCCCTCCCGCCGGGACCGAGGGCTCGCTGTCGCGCATCACGGTCGCCGACCTTCGCGCCTTCCAGCGCGAGCAGGTCGTGAAGTCGCGCATGCTGCTCGTCGTCGTTGGGGACATTCCACGCTCGAAGGTCGAGCGGTTGGTCGGGCTCACGCTGGCGAAGCTCCCGGCGGGGTCGTACAGCTGGACGCTCCCGGATACGCTGCCGCGGACCCGGGCCACGTCATACGCGGTGGACCGGGTGCTCCCGACCAACTACATCATGGGGCGCTACGCCGGGCCGCGCGGGGGGAGCAAGGAGTACTATGCGCTGCGCATCACGGCGGCCGTCCTCGCCGGGCAGCTCTTTGGCGAGATTCGCTCGCGGCGCAACCTGACCTATGCCGTCGATGCGCCGTTCCTGGAGCGTGCCGTTGCGGCTGGCGGGTTCTACGTCACCACCGTCCAGCCGGAACTCACCGTCGACCTCATGCGGCAGCAACTCGCCGCCGTGCGCACCGGGACGATCAACGAGGAGGCACTGGGCCGCCTCGTGCAGCAGTTCCTGACGCAATTCTACCTCGACAACGAGTCCAATACGCAGCAAGCCGACTTCCTGGCCCGCTCCTACCTGTTCGAGGGTGACATCCGCGCGGTGGCGCGCTTCGAGCAACAGCTGCGCAGCGTGACACCGCTCGACATCCAGCGCGCGGCCCAGCGCTACATCCGCGACGTGCGGTGGGTGTACGTGGGAGACGCGAAGAAGGCGCCGACGCGATCGTTCGAGAAGTTCTGA
- a CDS encoding insulinase family protein — translation MPVPILRAACLTVLALVTWAPPAHAQRASLEKWIHQRVLSNGMEIIVAENHGVPLATVEINVRNGSFTQPPGYEGLAHMYEHMFFKANAQLPLPDQFIDRASELGAVFNGTTQEERVNYYMTLPRDSLEGAMRLIAAALREPKFLREELERERQVVLGEYDRNEASPFFTLQEAIGKRTYPGQWSRKNIIGERPVLQSVGPEKMREIQKKYYVPNNSALVVAGDVEPARVFQLAEEVFGDWKKGDDPFVKDPIPPIPALTASEAVIVEQPVNAVTLMIQWQGPSVRQDPAATYAADVFSDALNQPVSPLQQRLVDTGLFQSVGVNYYTLDQKGPISIMGQTTPEQLKEALAALDREIGKFGDAGYITPEQLANVKAERAVSTAYGEDRASGFAHTLGFWWAVSGLDYYMGYIDGMAKQSLTDLQGYARKYIVGKSRIVGVLIDPEARKRINLKESDLLPKVVQ, via the coding sequence ATGCCAGTACCGATTCTGCGCGCCGCATGCCTGACTGTCCTCGCCCTCGTGACGTGGGCGCCGCCTGCCCACGCCCAGCGCGCGAGCCTCGAGAAGTGGATCCACCAGCGAGTGTTGTCCAACGGCATGGAGATCATCGTGGCCGAAAACCACGGCGTCCCGCTGGCCACCGTGGAGATCAACGTGCGCAACGGTTCGTTCACGCAGCCGCCGGGCTACGAGGGGCTCGCGCACATGTACGAGCACATGTTCTTCAAGGCCAACGCACAATTGCCGCTCCCCGACCAGTTCATCGACCGCGCCTCGGAGCTGGGCGCCGTCTTCAACGGGACGACACAGGAGGAGCGCGTCAACTACTACATGACGCTTCCCAGGGATTCGCTCGAGGGAGCCATGCGCCTCATTGCCGCGGCGCTGCGGGAGCCGAAGTTCCTGCGCGAGGAGCTCGAGCGCGAGCGGCAGGTCGTGCTGGGCGAGTACGATCGCAACGAGGCGTCGCCCTTCTTCACGTTGCAGGAGGCCATCGGGAAGCGCACGTATCCCGGACAGTGGAGCCGCAAGAACATCATCGGGGAGCGCCCCGTACTGCAGAGCGTGGGGCCGGAGAAGATGCGCGAGATCCAGAAGAAGTACTACGTCCCCAACAACTCGGCGCTCGTGGTCGCGGGTGACGTGGAGCCGGCGCGCGTCTTTCAGCTGGCGGAGGAGGTCTTTGGCGACTGGAAGAAGGGGGACGATCCCTTCGTGAAGGATCCCATCCCGCCGATCCCCGCGCTCACGGCGAGCGAGGCCGTCATCGTCGAGCAGCCCGTCAATGCCGTCACGCTGATGATCCAGTGGCAGGGGCCCAGCGTGCGGCAGGATCCCGCGGCGACGTACGCGGCCGACGTGTTCAGCGATGCGCTCAACCAGCCGGTGTCGCCGCTGCAGCAACGCCTGGTCGACACGGGGCTCTTCCAGTCGGTGGGGGTGAACTACTACACGCTGGACCAGAAGGGGCCCATCTCCATCATGGGGCAGACGACGCCGGAGCAACTCAAGGAGGCGCTTGCGGCGCTCGACCGCGAGATCGGCAAGTTCGGCGATGCCGGCTACATCACGCCGGAGCAGTTGGCCAACGTGAAGGCCGAGCGGGCGGTGAGCACCGCATATGGGGAGGATCGGGCCAGCGGCTTCGCCCACACGTTAGGCTTCTGGTGGGCCGTGTCAGGGCTGGACTACTACATGGGGTATATCGATGGGATGGCGAAGCAGTCGCTCACCGACTTGCAGGGGTACGCCCGGAAGTACATCGTCGGCAAGTCGAGGATCGTGGGGGTCCTGATCGATCCCGAGGCGCGCAAGCGCATCAACCTCAAGGAGAGCGACTTGCTGCCGAAGGTGGTGCAATGA
- the murB gene encoding UDP-N-acetylmuramate dehydrogenase, with amino-acid sequence MAFFPITMTQTPAAIAAFADAARGRLAAVRLRANEPLAPYTTFRIGGPADLLYDATSADDLAEAVTLARRTGTPYFVLGLGANILVGDRGFRGVVIRNGARSHRFLDDTTLYAESGTTIRDLIFVAIEHGLSGLEHYIGIPSTVGGAVWQNLHFLSPAPERARTMYIAEVVESVDLLTEAGERVTVDRDAMAFGYDTSRLHHSPDVALAVTFRLTPGDPFVMHRILQENLSWRGARHPWLEIHPSAGSIFRKIEGVGAGRLIDQCGLKGFRIGGAQISHIHANIMVNLGHATADDVRALITHAQQAVAERFGEQLQPEIGFIGEF; translated from the coding sequence ATGGCTTTCTTTCCCATCACTATGACTCAAACGCCTGCGGCCATCGCTGCGTTCGCCGACGCGGCGCGTGGACGGCTCGCGGCCGTGCGCTTGCGCGCCAACGAGCCGCTGGCTCCATACACCACGTTCAGGATCGGCGGTCCCGCCGACCTGTTGTACGATGCCACCTCAGCCGACGATCTGGCAGAGGCGGTGACGCTCGCGCGCCGGACCGGTACGCCGTATTTCGTCCTCGGGCTCGGGGCCAACATCCTGGTCGGTGACCGCGGCTTTCGCGGCGTGGTCATCCGCAACGGCGCGCGCAGTCACCGCTTCCTGGACGACACGACGTTGTATGCGGAGAGCGGGACGACGATCCGCGACCTCATCTTCGTGGCAATCGAGCACGGGCTGTCGGGGCTCGAGCACTACATCGGGATTCCCAGCACGGTGGGCGGTGCGGTGTGGCAGAACCTGCACTTCCTGTCGCCGGCCCCCGAGCGCGCACGCACCATGTACATCGCCGAGGTGGTGGAGTCGGTCGACCTCCTCACCGAGGCGGGGGAGCGCGTGACGGTCGATCGCGACGCGATGGCCTTCGGCTACGACACCTCGCGGCTGCACCACTCGCCCGACGTCGCACTCGCCGTCACCTTCCGCCTAACGCCTGGCGACCCGTTCGTGATGCACCGGATCCTGCAGGAGAACCTCAGCTGGCGCGGGGCGCGCCATCCCTGGCTCGAGATTCACCCCAGCGCCGGCTCGATCTTCCGGAAGATCGAGGGGGTCGGCGCCGGACGGCTGATCGACCAGTGCGGGCTCAAGGGGTTCCGCATCGGCGGGGCGCAGATCTCCCACATCCACGCCAACATCATGGTGAACCTCGGCCACGCCACCGCCGACGACGTGCGCGCACTCATCACACACGCGCAGCAGGCCGTGGCCGAGCGCTTCGGCGAGCAGCTGCAACCCGAAATCGGCTTCATCGGGGAGTT